A section of the Sceloporus undulatus isolate JIND9_A2432 ecotype Alabama chromosome 3, SceUnd_v1.1, whole genome shotgun sequence genome encodes:
- the DHPS gene encoding deoxyhypusine synthase translates to MENLAGNLPAGAVAAVLKPSEGLPEGSQTVCGYDFDRGLDYHALLQSYLTTGFQATSFGQAVNEINRMIEAKLTPFHEDAGDHTDLNPCPRHLTGCTIFLGFTSNLISSGVRETIRYLVQHNMVDVLVTTAGGVEEDLIKCLAPTYIGDFSLRGKELRQNGINRIGNLLVPNNNYCKFEDWLMPILDQLVTEQDTEGVKWTPSKLIARLGKEINNPESVYYWAQKNSIPVLSPALTDGSLGDMIFFHSYKKPGLVLDIVEDLRLINTQAIFARKTGMIILGGGLVKHHIANANLMRNGADFSVYINTAQEFDGSDSGARPDEAVSWGKIRTDAKPVKVYADASLIFPLLVAQTFAQKPNAFVPEKQND, encoded by the exons ATGGAGAATCTGGCAGGGAATCTACCTGCAGGTGCAGTGGCTGCTGTGCTGAAGCCCAGTGAGGGACTACCTGAAGGGAGTCAAACTGTATGTGGATATGACTTTGACCGCGGATTGGATTATCATGCCTTGCTCCAGTCTTATCTTACAACAGGTTTCCAGGCTACCAGCTTTGGGCAGGCTGTCAATGAAATTAATCGCATG ATAGAAGCAAAGCTGACACCTTTTCATGAGGATGCAGGAGACCATACTGATCTCAATCCCTGTCCCCGTCATCTAACAGGCTGCACCATCTTTTTGGGCTTCACCTCCAACCTCATCAGCTCAGGTGTCCGTGAGACTATCCGTTACCTGGTGCAACACAATATG GTGGATGTGTTGGTGACCACAGCAGGTGGTGTTGAAGAAGATCTGATCAAGTGTTTGGCGCCTACCTATATTGGAGACTTCAGTCTGCGTGGGAAGGAACTACGCCAGAATGGAATCAACAG GATTGGAAATCTGCTAGTGCCCAATAACAATTACTGCAAGTTTGAGGACTGGCTAATGCCAATTCTGGATCAGCTGGTgacagaacaggacacagag GGTGTGAAGTGGACTCCATCAAAGCTCATTGCTCGGCTTGGCAAGGAAATCAACAATCCTGAATCAGTTTATTACTGGGCACAAAAG AACAGCATCCCTGTGCTAAGTCCAGCGCTGACTGATGGCTCCCTGGGGGATATGATTTTCTTCCATTCCTATAAGAAGCCAGGCCTTGTGCTGGACATTGTAGAAG ATTTGAGGCTCATCAATACCCAGGCCATCTTTGCACGAAAGACGGGAATGATAATCTTGGGTGGAGGCCTTGTCAAACACCACATTGCCAATGCCAACCTGATG AGAAATGGTGCCGATTTTTCTGTCTACATCAACACAGCACAGGAGTTTGATGGCTCAGATTCAGGAGCTCGGCCTGATGAGGCAGTGTCCTGGGGAAAGATCCGCACAGATGCCAAGCCTGTCAAG GTTTATGCTGATGCTTCCCTCATTTTTCCACTGCTTGTTGCACAGACATTTGCACAGAAACCAAATGCCTTTGTTCCAGAGAAGCAGAATGACTGA